Proteins encoded within one genomic window of Oncorhynchus masou masou isolate Uvic2021 chromosome 1, UVic_Omas_1.1, whole genome shotgun sequence:
- the LOC135548543 gene encoding ras association domain-containing protein 10-like encodes MMESKESKISVWVCREEKLVSGLSKRTTSADVVNVLLEDQNLKQRVSAAMLSGSPQSYCIVEKWRGSERILPNKTKILRLWGAWGEEQENVRFVLVKNEASLANHGPRSAEARVVLSKESPCIYKGTARATMGFSPEKQRRIVRKAFRKLDKINNKRAQTVSKDAPTGEKMETLVHLVISQDHTIRQQIQRIKELDRAIERYEAKVHFDRIQMHGINYVQDTYLVDAHSDGLSKQEGEKPCSAEAVAQFEEYAQRCEEVIRLQDELAEHEALMDSIAVEIQEELNQRWMERRQEELSSKEVKPSAGETAMWVSTAHATHTETLALEADKSLENDLFLEEERIKTQLDASLYIGLRLNTDLEAIRSDLNTTQGIWGVKEKEIRDLLEKVNSLYIEDDETQGEDNDRNSVVTEAAMMHPLETKSEWVEQARGLSKTCNANDDDSDTGLSSMHSQDSDNPPVCESLV; translated from the coding sequence ATGATGGAGTCCAAGGAAAGTAAGATATCTGTGTGGGTTTGCCGAGAGGAGAAGCTTGTCTCCGGACTGTCAAAGCGCACAACCAGTGCAGATGTGGTCAATGTGCTTCTAGAGGATCAAAACTTGAAACAACGTGTCTCTGCAGCCATGCTCTCGGGATCACCCCAGTCCTATTGCATcgtagagaaatggagaggatcTGAAAGAATTTTGCCGAATAAAACAAAGATCCTTCGACTTTGGGGCGCgtggggagaggagcaggagaacgTGCGGTTTGTGTTGGTTAAAAATGAGGCTTCTTTGGCTAACCATGGACCCCGGAGCGCAGAGGCGCGTGTGGTGCTCAGTAAGGAGAGTCCGTGCATTTACAAGGGGACAGCAAGAGCCACCATGGGCTTCTCACCCGAGAAACAACGTCGGATTGTCAGGAAAGCTTTCAGAAAGttggataaaataaataacaagaGGGCGCAAACCGTGTCCAAGGATGCGCCCACTGGGGAGAAAATGGAAACTTTGGTTCACTTGGTCATATCCCAGGACCACACAATCCGCCAACAGATCCAGAGAATTAAAGAACTGGACAGAGCGATAGAAAGGTATGAAGCTAAAGTTCATTTTGACAGAATACAAATGCATGGGATCAATTACGTGCAGGACACATACTTAGTGGATGCGCATTCTGACGGGCTCTCCAAGCAGGAGGGCGAGAAGCCGTGCTCGGCGGAGGCTGTTGCCCAGTTCGAGGAGTATGCCCAACGGTGTGAGGAGGTGATTCGACTTCAGGATGAATTGGCTGAGCACGAAGCGCTCATGGACAGCATTGCTGTGGAGATCCAAGAGGAACTTAACCAGAGGTGGATGGAGCGAAGGCAAGAGGAGCTGTCAAGTAAAGAGGTGAAACCCAGCGCGGGAGAGACCGCTATGTGGGTATCAACAGCCCACGCGACACACACTGAAACTTTAGCCCTCGAGGCTGATAAATCATTAGAGAACGATTTgtttctggaggaggagaggatcaaAACGCAGCTGGATGCTAGTTTATACATTGGACTGCGCTTGAACACGGATTTGGAGGCTATTAGGAGTGATTTGAATACAACCCAGGGTATTTGGGGGGTGAAAGAAAAGGAGATACGGGATTTGCTGGAGAAAGTGAACTCATTGTATATAGAGGATGACGAGACACAAGGCGAGGACAATGACCGCAACTCTGTGGTTACTGAGGCAGCAATGATGCATCCCCTGGAGACGAAAAGCGAGTGGGTGGAGCAAGCCAGGGGGCTTTCAAAGACTTGCAATGCCAACGATGACGACTCAGACACTGGCCTGAGCTCCATGCACAGTCAGGACTCGGATAACCCACCTGTGTGCGAGTCATTGGTATGA
- the LOC135548550 gene encoding transcriptional enhancer factor TEF-1-like isoform X8 — protein MASMSSAQIVSATAIHNKLGLPGIPRPAFPGAAGFWQGMISTAQPGSSQDIKPFTQQAYPIQPGVTTISSFEPTSAPAPTVPAWHGRSIGTSKLRLVEFSAFLEQQRDQDSYNKHLFVHIGQTNHSYSDALLESVDIRQIYDKFPEKKGGLKELFGKGPQNSFFLIKFWADLNCNIQDEVGAFYGVTSQYESSENMTITCSTKVCSFGKQVVEKVETEYARFENGRFVYRISRSPMCEYMINFIHKLKHLPEKYMMNSVLENFTILLVVTNRDTQETLLCMACVFEVSNSEHGAQHHIYRLVKE, from the exons ATGGCCTCCATGTCATCGGCTCAGATCGTCTCTGCCACCGCCATCCACAACAAGCTGGGCCTGCCAGGCATCCCGCGCCCAGCCTTCCCCGGAGCGGCAGGG TTTTGGCAGGGCATGATATCAACAGCCCAACCTGGATCATCACAAGA CATCAAGCCATTCACCCAACAAGCATATCCCATCCAGCCGGGAGTAACAACGATTTCCA GCTTTGAGCCCACATCAGCCCCAGCCCCAACAGTTCCAGCGTGGCATGGCCGTTCCATTGGGACATCCAAGCTCCGGCTGGTGGAGTTCTCTGCCTTCCTGGAGCAGCAGAGAGACCAAGACTCT TACAACAAGCACCTCTTTGTGCACATCGGACAGACGAACCACTCCTACAGCGATGCCTTGCTGGAGTCAGTGGACATTCGTCAGATTTATGACAAATTCCCTGAAAAGAAAGGAGGACTGAAGGAGCTCTTTGGCAAGGGTCCCCAGAATTCCTTTTTCCTCATAAAATTTTGG GCTGACTTGAACTGCAACATTCAGGATGAAGTGGGGGCTTTCTATggagtgaccagtcagtatgagagCTCTGAGAACATGACAATCACCTGCTCAACTAAGGTGTGCTCCTTTGGCAAGCAGGTCGTGGAGAAGGTGGAG acgGAGTATGCCCGGTTTGAGAACGGACGCTTTGTGTACAGGATAAGCCGGTCTCCCATGTGTGAATACATGATCAACTTTATCCACAAGCTCAAACACCTGCCTGAAAAATACATGATGAACAGTGTCCTGGAGAACTTCACCATTCTATTG GTGGTGACGAACAGGGACACACAGGAGACTCTGCTGTGTATGgcgtgtgtgtttgaggtgtcgAACAGCGAGCACGGTGCACAGCATCATATCTACCGACTGGTGAAGGAATGA